One region of Cygnus atratus isolate AKBS03 ecotype Queensland, Australia chromosome 25, CAtr_DNAZoo_HiC_assembly, whole genome shotgun sequence genomic DNA includes:
- the LOC118260895 gene encoding keratin, type I cytoskeletal 15-like translates to MSCGSKQTSKSCHRGSSGGSASGSGGGGGSKYSSASTRRYTARTSGGGRFSGGSCGGGSSRSSYGGAASSGSYGRIRHCSYGGRMSGGSCRGGGGGGYFGGGMSGGSYGGMSGGGYGGGMRCGSMGGGFGSARSGFGGGYGGSFGGGGAGFSGGRFGSGGSFGGGGFGGGSMGILSNDEKLTMQNLNDRLASYLDTVRNLEKENAQLEHLIREWYQKQGPTGRKDYSHYYGEIEDLQNQLVTAAVETNRILLDLDNTRMTAEDFRIKYETEYGLRQNVEADINTLRPLLDNLTLSRSDLEMQFESLKEEMISLKKNHEEEIKSLQTQSGGDVNVEVNAAPGEDLLKKLNDMRQEYEHIIQKNREEVERWYESKMEEVSQQVHSSGQELESSNQQISALRRDYQSLEIELQSQLSMVRSLQSNLEDTERRYNMQLQQIQSMIGPLEEELASIRCEMESQNEEYKMLLGIKTRLEQEIAQYRALLQEGQHGIGSSQGGAGGGSSGGGGHGGISWSSGRGSSGGGSRGAENLKLCLEGNKTLERGATMEEVSEAIKTIRSEDAGVMSCAVSLRGRHHLLEEVEKRRSSGRPWEWES, encoded by the exons ATGAGCTGTGGCTCCAAGCAGACCTCTAAAAGCTGCCACCGAGGGAGCAGCGGTGGCAGTGCGAGCGGCAGTGGTGGTGGAGGGGGCAGCAAGTATTCCTCTGCCTCCACACGAAGATACACTGCTAGGACAAGCGGTGGCGGCAGGTTTTCTGGTGGCAGTTGTGGTGGAGGAAGCTCCAGAAGCAGCTACGGGGGGGCAGCGAGCAGTGGGAGCTATGGAAGGATCAGGCACTGCAGTTACGGAGGGAGAATGAGCGGCggcagctgcagaggaggaggggggggcggATATTTTGGAGGGGGAATGAGTGGTGGCAGCTACGGAGGTATGAGCGGTGGTGGTTACGGAGGAGGAATGCGCTGTGGTAGCATGGGAGGAGGCTTTGGATCAGCCAGGAGCGGGTTTGGTGGTGGTTATGGAGGAAGCTTTGGTGGAGGCGGTGCTGGTTTCAGTGGAGGCAGATTTGGCAGCGGTGGCAGCTTTGGCGGCGGTGGCTTTGGTGGAGGGAGCATGGGAATTCTGTCCAACGACGAAAAGCTGACCATGCAGAACCTGAATGACCGCCTGGCTTCCTATCTGGATACGGTCAGaaatttggaaaaggaaaatgctcaGCTTGAGCATTTAATCAGGGAGTGGTACCAGAAGCAAGGCCCTACTGGTAGAAAGGACTACAGTCACTATTATGGAGAAATCGAAGACCTTCAAAATCAG CTTGTGACTGCAGCTGTGGAAACCAACAGGATACTTTTGGACCTGGATAACACAAGGATGACTGCAGAAGACTTCAGGATAAA GTATGAGACAGAGTATGGGCTCCGGCAGAACGTGGAGGCTGACATCAACACCCTGCGACCCTTGTTGGATAATCTGACTCTGAGCAGGTCTGACCTGGAGATGCAATTTGAGTCCCTGAAGGAGGAGATGATTAGCCTCAAGAAGAACCATGAGGAG GAAATTAAATCACTGCAAACCCAATCTGGTGGTGATGTGAATGTGGAGGTCAATGCTGCTCCAGGAGAGGATCTGCTGAAGAAACTGAACGATATGAGACAAGAATATGAACATATTATTCAGAAAAACCGTGAAGAGGTTGAAAGGTGGTATGAGAGCAAG atggAGGAAGTGAGTCAACAAGTCCACTCAAGTGGTCAGGAACTGGAATCAAGCAACCAGCAGATCTCTGCACTGAGACGTGACTATCAGAGCCTGGAAATCGAGCTGCAGTCTCAGCTCAGCATG GTACGGTCTTTGCAATCCAACCTGGAAGACACGGAACGTCGCTACAacatgcagctgcagcagatcCAGAGCATGATCGGCCCCTtggaggaggagctggccagCATCCGCTGCGAGATGGAGAGCCAGAACGAAGAGTACAAGATGCTGCTGGGCATCAAGACCCGCCTGGAACAGGAGATCGCTCAGTACCGCgcactgctgcaggagggacAGCATGGCATCGG CTCGTCAcagggaggagctggtggcGGATCCTCAGGAGGAGGGGGCCACGGAGGAATTAGCTGGTCTTCTGGGAGAGGAAGCAGTGGAGGAGGAAGCA GAGGTGCTGAAAACCTGAAGCTCTGCCTGGAAGGGAACAAAACACTGGAGAGAGGAGCAACAATGGAGGAAGTGTCCGAGGCCATAAAAACTATAAGATCAG AAGATGCTGGAGTCATGAGCTGTGCTGTTTCACTCCGAGGGAGGCATCACCTGCTGGAGGAGGTTGAGAAACGCCGATCGAGTGGGAGACCGTGGGAATGGGAATCCTGA
- the LOC118260885 gene encoding keratin, type I cytoskeletal 19-like, whose protein sequence is MSCNIKETITVSSKGRSSGGSCIIGGGGGARISSYGIGSGRGFSGRSYCGGVNYGGGLSVGSLAGGSYGGGNCYGNGLGFGLGGGVVVGGLGGDCLLSSCDEKVTMQNLNDRLASYLDKVKCLEKENAELECRIREWYATQGLSCEPRDYSCYYKEIEDLQNQIVCATIDNNKIILDIDNSRMAADDFRVKYETELALRQSVEADINGLRQVLDQLTLCRSDLEAQLESLREELCCLKKNHEEEMNCLRKQSTGDVSVEVNACPGPDLRQILEDLRCQYETLIARNRKEVEDWYECKIEEVNREVITSGQEVETCNNQVTELRRQLQALEIDLQAQLSQRNNLESSLAETECQYNTLLGELQNQITCVEQQLAEIRAEIECQNQEYKTLLDVKCRLEQEIQTYRCLLEGGQQDLIHGGGIGVGTGVGGGVIRTSHTYTTTSSSHCQPQVPPCKTGDIQVTCRRICD, encoded by the exons ATGAGTTGCAACATTAAGGAGACGATTACTGTGTCTAGCAAAGGCAGGAGCAGTGGTGGCAGCTGTATcattggtggtggtggtggagcaCGGATTTCTTCCTATGGGATAGGCAGTGGCAGAGGTTTTTCTGGAAGGAGCTACTGCGGTGGAGTGAATTATGGAGGGGGACTGAGTGTTGGTAGCTTGGCTGGTGGGAGCTATGGAGGTGGCAACTGCTATGGCAATGGCCTCGGGTTTGGCCTTGGAGGCGGTGTGGTTGTTGGTGGTCTTGGTGGCGACTGTTTGCTTTCATCCTGCGATGAGAAGGTGACCATGCAAAACCTCAACGATCGCCTGGCTTCCTATCTGGACAAGGTGAAGTgcttggagaaggaaaatgctgaacTGGAATGCAGAATCAGAGAGTGGTATGCTACACAGGGCCTCTCCTGTGAGCCCCGGGACTACAGCTGCTATTACAAAGAAATTGAAGATCTTCAGAATCAG ATTGTCTGCGCAACCATTGATAACAACAAGATCATTCTGGACATTGATAACAGCAGGATGGCTGCTGATGACTTCCGTGTGAA GTACGAGACGGAGCTGGCCCTTCGCCAGAGCGTGGAGGCTGACATTAACGGCTTACGCCAAGTCCTGGATCAGCTCACTCTCTGCAGGTCTGACCTGGAGGCACAGCTGGAGTCGCTGCGGgaggagctctgctgcctgAAGAAGAACCACGAGGAG GAAATGAATTGTCTGAGGAAACAATCGACTGGAGATGTGAGTGTGGAGGTCAATGCCTGCCCTGGACCAGATCTCAGGCAAATCTTGGAGGATTTGAGATGCCAGTATGAAACACTGATAGCGCGCAACCGCAAGGAAGTTGAGGATTGGTACGAGTGCAAG ATTGAGGAGGTGAATCGGGAGGTTATTACAAGCGGTCAGGAGGTCGAGACGTGCAACAACCAGGTCACCGAACTGAGACGCCAATTGCAAGCCCTGGAAATCGATCTGCAGGCTCAGCTCAGCCAG AGGAATAATCTGGAATCCTCTCTGGCTGAGACTGAGTGCCAGTACAACACACTCCTCGGGGAGCTACAGAACCAGATCACGTGCGTGGAGCAGCAATTGGCTGAAATTAGGGCGGAAATAGAGTGCCAGAACCAGGAATACAAGACCTTACTGGATGTCAAGTGCCGTTTGGAGCAGGAGATTCAGACCTACCGCTGCTTGTTGGAAGGAGGACAGCAGGACCTTAT TCACGGAGGAGGAATTGGAGTAGGAACTGGCGTAGGAGGAGGAGTCATTAGGACAAGCCACACCTATACTACAACTTCATCTTCCCACTGCCAGCCGCAAGTCCCACCCTGCAAGACCGGAGACATACAGG tgaccTGCAGGAGAATTTGTGATTGA
- the LOC118260884 gene encoding keratin, type I cytoskeletal 13-like, whose protein sequence is MSCSIKQTTGSLRGRTSGGSCVIGGGGGGGGARISSVSSGRYTTCGIGGSRGFSGRSYCGGVNYGGGLSTGSLVGGNYGGGLGAAVLGGCPGIGFSGGSARFGGGMGGGIGIGLGGGVVGGGFAGDGILLSGDEKVTMQNLNDRLASYLDKVRCLEQENADLECRIREWYAKQGPFCEPRDYSCYYKEIEDLQNQIVCATIDNNKIILNIDNSRMTADDFRVKYETELALRQSVEADINGLRQVLDQLTLCRSDLEAQLESLREELCCLKKNHEEEMNCLRKQSTGDVSVEVNACPGPDLRKILEEMRCQYETLIERNRKEVEDWYECKIEEVNREVITSGQEVETCNNQVTELRRQLQALEIDLQAQLSQRDNLEASLAETECRYNNHLAELQSQITCVEQQLADLRAEMECQNQEYKILLDVKCRLEQEIHTYRCLLEGGQQDLIQQGGISQSSGLGGGVARTGGIGGGGIIRTSHTYTSSSQMPSCAAAEIQVPCRRICD, encoded by the exons ATGAGTTGTAGTATTAAGCAGACAACTGGCTCGCTCAGGGGCAGGACCAGCGGTGGCAGCTGTGTTATtggtggcggtggtggtggtggaggagcacGGATCTCCTCAGTCTCTTCTGGAAGATACACGACTTGTGGGATAGGTGGTAGCCGAGGGTTTTCTGGTAGAAGCTACTGTGGTGGTGTGAATTACGGAGGAGGACTGAGCACTGGCAGCTTGGTTGGTGGAAACTATGGAGGTGGCTTAGGAGCCGCTGTCCTTGGCGGATGTCCGGGCATTGGATTCAGCGGTGGCAGTGCCCGCTTTGGCGGTGGCATGGGAGGTGGCATTGGTATCGGTCTTGGTGGAGGGGTAGTTGGAGGTGGCTTTGCTGGTGATGGCATTCTTCTTTCTGGTGACGAAAAGGTCACCATGCAGAACCTTAACGACCGCCTGGCTTCTTACCTGGACAAGGTGAGGTGCCTGGAACAAGAAAATGCTGACCTGGAGTGCAGAATCAGGGAGTGGTATGCCAAGCAGGGCCCTTTTTGTGAGCCACGGGACTACAGCTGCTATTATAAAGAGATAGAAGATCTTCAAAACCAG ATTGTCTGCGCAACCATAGACAACAACAAGATCATTCTGAACATCGATAACAGCAGGATGACAGCCGATGACTTCCGAGTGAA gtACGAGACGGAGCTGGCCCTTCGCCAGAGCGTGGAGGCTGACATTAACGGCTTACGCCAAGTCCTGGATCAGCTCACTCTCTGCAGGTCTGACCTGGAGGCACAGCTGGAGTCGCTGCGGgaggagctctgctgcctgAAGAAGAACCACGAGGAG gaaatgaaCTGTCTGAGGAAACAATCGACTGGAGATGTGAGCGTGGAGGTCAATGCCTGCCCTGGCCCAGACCTCAGAAAGATCCTGGAGGAGATGAGGTGCCAATATGAAACACTGATCGAACGCAATCGCAAAGAAGTTGAGGACTGGTATGAGTGTAAG ATTGAGGAGGTGAATCGGGAGGTTATTACAAGCGGTCAGGAGGTCGAGACGTGCAACAACCAGGTCACCGAACTGAGACGCCAATTGCAAGCCCTGGAAATCGATCTGCAGGCTCAGCTCAGCCAG AGGGACAACCTGGAAGCATCTCTGGCTGAGACAGAGTGTCGCTACAACAACCACCTTGCTGAGCTCCAGAGCCAGATCACGTGcgtggagcagcagctggccgACCTGCGCGCGGAAATGGAGTGCCAGAACCAAGAGTACAAGATCCTGCTGGACGTCAAGTGCCGCCTGGAGCAGGAGATCCATACATACCGCTGCCTGCTGGAGGGCGGCCAGCAGGACCTCAT TCAGCAAGGAGGAATCAGTCAATCGTCAGGGCTAGGAGGAGGAGTTGCAAGAACAGGTGGAATAGGAGGAGGAGGTATCATTAGAACAAGCCACACTTACACTTCGTCTTCCCAGATGCCATCTTGTGCAGCTGCGGAGATACAAG TGCCTTGCAGAAGGATTTGTGATTAA